The genomic DNA CGCTTCTGTGAAGTAATCATTTTCCAACGCAACAATGGTTGCCATATGCGTTAAGTTTGGAAAGTAACCGATGTTTACTTCTTTGCTATCTTGCACTCTACCTTCTCCCTTGCCACAAGCTGTTAAAATGCTTAAAACGACTATCGAAATAAATCCAAGTATGAATAATTTATGTTTCATCGTTATCTCTCCCCCAAGTTTTAATTTATTTAATCTACTTAATGAATGCCCCATTTTTTCTGTACTCGACGTTCTAATCGTAAGAAGACGAGATTATCCATGATTGTACCGATGATGCCAATAATAATCATGACGGAAATGACTAAATCCATTTGTCCAAGAGATCGACCGGTTTCTAGTAAATGACCAAGGCCACCACCAGCACCGAGTAATTCCCCCGCCATTAATGCACGCCAGGAAAATGCCCAAGCAATGCGGAAACCCGAGATGATTTGCGGAACGGAAGCGGGTATAATTACCGTTCGAACAAAATGAAAGCCGCTCGACCCTAATGTTTTCGCAACACGTTGGTAGAGTGACGGCACATTTTTAAAACCACTTGTCGCACTCACTGTCATTGTCCATGTTGCCCCAATCGTTACGATAAAAAGAATCGAGAAATCATTTAAGCCGAACCAGACAATGGCCAGTGGAAACCAAACAATACTTGGGATTGATTGTAACGCGGTTACGAGGAATCCCAGTGTATCTTCCACAAGTTTAAAGCGCCATATTAAGTAACCTAGAAAAAGACCGAGTAGCGTTGCAATAGTAAAGCCAATGAGCAACCGACTCATACTCTTAAAAATTGCGACCGTTATTTGACCGTCTACAATCCCTGTAAACAGAGTTTTAAGCACTTGTAGAAAACTCGGAAACATAAAATCCGGTAAGCTTGATAGTCTAGATGTGACTTCCCATATCACCGCTAGTATCGCGATGAAGAGGGTTCGTCTCAAAAATGTAGTCATCCCCCATTTCCTCCTTTAACACTTTCTCAATTTCCCCTTGTAATGAAGCTAATATTTGTTTTTCTAAATGGAACGTTACGTCATTCGGCATGACACCATCCGTTGATGTTTTCGTAGAATACGTCTCTTTGATTTTGCCCGGACGTGTTTCAAACACGATGATCTTTTCAGATAACAGAACCGCCTCACGGATGTTATGCGTAACAAAGAAAATCGTCACTTTCGTTTTTCGCCATATTTCCAGCAATTCATGATGGAGCACCATCCTCGTTTGTTCATCAAGTGCGGCAAATGGTTCATCCATTAGGAGAATTGTCGGCTCCATCACAAGTGCGCGCGCAATGGATACACGTTGTTTCATGCCACCCGATAATTGATGTGGATATGAATCGATATATTTGCTTAAATGCACCATTTTTAACATATCAATCGCTTTCGTTTCCGCCTGTTTTTTGGGCATCCCTTTCAGCAATAACCCGTATGTGACATTATCGAGAACCGTTAGCCAAGGAAACAGGCCATCCTCTTGAAAAACAACTACTCGCTCTGGTCCAGGACCTGTTACGGCTGTGCCCTCAATCCGAATTTCTCCTTTGTCTGCTTTTTCAAGACCAGCGATCAAATAAAGCAATGTGGATTTACCGCAGCCTGATGGCCCGACAATCGAAACAAACTGCCCCTTCTCTACTTCTAACGAGATACAATCCAACACTTGTACTTGCCCCTTCTCTTCATGTGTAAAACTTTTTTCAATGCTATCAATCGTTAAATACATTTTGGGTCCCACTCCCATCTCAATACCTACTATTTTTATATGTTTTATACTATTAATCAATATTCTCTTATTTCTATGTAGTTTGTCAACTATTATTTTTACATATACGCTATTTTTATCTAAAAAAACCTTTTGCCAACTTTCGATTAGGCAAAAGGTTCTCTTTTAAAAGGATAAGTATACGTTTATTGACCAGGATTGATAACTAGTCCCTAGCTCTTTTTTATTGCGAAAATAGATCACTCGATAAGTAGCGTTCACCAGAGTCAGGTGCAATGCACACAACTGTATCCTCAGGGGTCAAACGCTTAGCAACCATTAATGCTGCATAGATGGATGCACCGCCTGAAGGTCCAATGAGTATCCCCTCTTGCGCCGCCGCATTCCGCACAGTCTCATAGGCTTCCTCATCTTTAATTTTAAAAATTTCATCATAAACTGCTGTATTTAACACTGAGGGAATAAAACCTGGACTTGTCCCAACCAGTTTGTGTTTTCCTGGTTCACCACCTGATAATACGGGAGATCCCGCCGGCTCTACAACATGAACCGTAACAGATTCATCATGCGCCTTCAACGCTTCTCCAGTTCCCGTTACCGTTCCTCCTGTACCTGACGTACAAACAAAGGCCGTCAATTTACGCCCAACCGATTCCAGTGCATCTACAATCTCAACTGCTGTCGTTGTTCGATGAGCATCGGGATTTGCTGTATTTTCAAATTGCATGGGAATAAAGCTATTAGAAATCTGTGCCGCCAATTCATTAGCCTTAGCAATAGCACCAGGCATTCTTTCACTACTTGGTGTTAGCACAACTTCCGCTCCATAGGCCTTCATTAAATTAATTCGTTCAAGCGTCGCATTGTCCGGCATGATGAAAATCGCTCGATAGCCCCTTGCTGCAGCATTCATCGCTAAACCAATGCCTGTATTTCCAGATGTAGGTTCTATA from Sporosarcina sp. FSL K6-1522 includes the following:
- the cysK gene encoding cysteine synthase A, with the translated sequence MKVVNNIADLIGNTPLVKLNRLTNAQGAAVYVKLEYFNPSRSVKDRAAYNMIIEAEKSGQLVAGATIIEPTSGNTGIGLAMNAAARGYRAIFIMPDNATLERINLMKAYGAEVVLTPSSERMPGAIAKANELAAQISNSFIPMQFENTANPDAHRTTTAVEIVDALESVGRKLTAFVCTSGTGGTVTGTGEALKAHDESVTVHVVEPAGSPVLSGGEPGKHKLVGTSPGFIPSVLNTAVYDEIFKIKDEEAYETVRNAAAQEGILIGPSGGASIYAALMVAKRLTPEDTVVCIAPDSGERYLSSDLFSQ
- a CDS encoding ABC transporter ATP-binding protein, encoding MYLTIDSIEKSFTHEEKGQVQVLDCISLEVEKGQFVSIVGPSGCGKSTLLYLIAGLEKADKGEIRIEGTAVTGPGPERVVVFQEDGLFPWLTVLDNVTYGLLLKGMPKKQAETKAIDMLKMVHLSKYIDSYPHQLSGGMKQRVSIARALVMEPTILLMDEPFAALDEQTRMVLHHELLEIWRKTKVTIFFVTHNIREAVLLSEKIIVFETRPGKIKETYSTKTSTDGVMPNDVTFHLEKQILASLQGEIEKVLKEEMGDDYIFETNPLHRDTSGDMGSHI
- a CDS encoding ABC transporter permease produces the protein MTTFLRRTLFIAILAVIWEVTSRLSSLPDFMFPSFLQVLKTLFTGIVDGQITVAIFKSMSRLLIGFTIATLLGLFLGYLIWRFKLVEDTLGFLVTALQSIPSIVWFPLAIVWFGLNDFSILFIVTIGATWTMTVSATSGFKNVPSLYQRVAKTLGSSGFHFVRTVIIPASVPQIISGFRIAWAFSWRALMAGELLGAGGGLGHLLETGRSLGQMDLVISVMIIIGIIGTIMDNLVFLRLERRVQKKWGIH